A region of Brevinema andersonii DNA encodes the following proteins:
- a CDS encoding transporter associated domain-containing protein: MDDSSCRQNNVKEAFFVALSQLQAEDIFIPISTVKMFELEDSYDLILDAIKSNGFSRYPVYQDGIDNIVGILHAKDLLGIEKNNFNIKNILRTPFFISENKQLDKLFMEMIQKRMLLSIVVDEYGSVRGIITMEDILETCFGHILDEFDLEEKDFTTKMANNREFLVDARMPLSDFNKSFNASLQSEDSDTIAGFIIDQLGHVPEQNEILEYDSLKIKVNKVNGSKLIELMITKT, encoded by the coding sequence ATGGATGATAGTAGTTGTAGACAGAATAATGTAAAAGAAGCATTTTTTGTTGCACTTTCGCAACTGCAAGCAGAGGATATTTTTATTCCTATTTCCACTGTTAAAATGTTTGAATTAGAAGATTCTTACGATTTGATCTTAGATGCGATAAAAAGTAATGGATTTTCTCGCTATCCTGTTTATCAAGATGGTATTGATAATATTGTTGGTATTCTTCATGCAAAAGATTTGTTGGGTATTGAAAAAAATAATTTTAATATAAAAAATATTTTACGGACCCCTTTTTTCATTTCAGAAAATAAGCAGCTTGATAAGCTTTTTATGGAAATGATTCAAAAGCGTATGTTATTGTCAATTGTAGTTGATGAATATGGTTCGGTTCGTGGAATAATTACTATGGAAGACATTTTAGAAACATGTTTTGGGCATATTTTAGATGAATTTGATCTAGAAGAAAAAGATTTTACTACCAAGATGGCTAATAATAGAGAATTTCTTGTTGATGCCCGTATGCCCCTAAGCGATTTTAATAAGAGTTTTAATGCGTCGTTGCAGAGTGAAGACAGTGATACCATTGCGGGTTTTATTATTGATCAGCTCGGACATGTACCAGAACAAAATGAAATTTTAGAGTATGATAGCTTGAAAATTAAAGTTAACAAAGTAAATGGGTCAAAGCTGATTGAGTTAATGATTACAAAAACTTAA
- the dnaN gene encoding DNA polymerase III subunit beta encodes MKFSINKDEFLKVLITADSIINPRTPLSILLNVYIEVHNDGQMMLFSYNGDHGVKIETNVDVQEAGKISVLSKKLLEIIRNIPGDRIEIEHQEGQLEVIIRPEGKTSPTFRLHGVSADTYPVFKEFNWESYLKLNQSTLRELITCTEFAVSNDMSQIAFTGTFVKESADGLLSFVATDGKRLAVITKPIEEKNGEIILDIIVPQRIMKTVSDALGYGDVLFSVKEGQAYFKIDNVYIFTNLVEGKFPNYRDVIPDQSASTLVVGASELSLCLSRVAIMSDNESGRIKLDVDNNMLTVSSSTVQGEGFDTLGIEYSGEPTSVAVNHKALTDFLRVLQGKKVLISMNSPNSPILLMPSGESDYEYITMPMKV; translated from the coding sequence ATGAAATTTAGTATTAACAAGGATGAATTTCTCAAAGTTTTAATAACAGCTGATTCTATCATTAATCCTCGCACTCCATTAAGTATTTTATTGAATGTATATATAGAAGTGCATAATGATGGTCAAATGATGCTATTCAGCTATAATGGCGATCACGGCGTAAAAATAGAAACGAATGTTGATGTTCAAGAAGCTGGTAAAATCAGTGTATTATCGAAAAAGCTGCTTGAAATTATACGGAATATTCCGGGTGATCGTATAGAAATTGAACATCAAGAAGGTCAACTTGAAGTTATTATAAGGCCTGAAGGAAAAACATCGCCTACATTTAGGCTGCATGGTGTTTCGGCGGATACCTATCCGGTATTTAAAGAGTTCAATTGGGAGTCGTATCTCAAACTGAATCAAAGTACATTGCGTGAACTTATTACCTGTACAGAGTTTGCGGTTTCAAACGATATGTCTCAAATTGCTTTTACTGGCACGTTTGTTAAAGAAAGCGCCGATGGACTGCTTTCATTTGTTGCGACAGATGGTAAACGTTTAGCTGTTATTACAAAACCTATCGAGGAAAAGAATGGTGAAATCATTCTTGATATTATTGTCCCTCAGCGTATTATGAAAACAGTCAGTGATGCTTTAGGGTATGGCGATGTTTTATTTTCTGTTAAAGAAGGTCAGGCATATTTTAAAATAGATAATGTTTATATTTTCACTAATTTAGTAGAAGGTAAATTTCCAAATTATAGAGATGTTATTCCTGATCAAAGCGCATCAACGTTGGTTGTTGGTGCTAGTGAATTATCTTTATGTTTGTCACGAGTTGCTATTATGTCTGACAATGAATCAGGCCGTATCAAACTGGATGTTGATAATAATATGCTTACAGTGTCGAGTTCGACAGTGCAAGGAGAAGGTTTTGATACTCTTGGAATAGAATATAGTGGTGAACCAACCTCAGTTGCTGTTAATCATAAAGCATTAACTGATTTTTTACGGGTACTTCAAGGCAAAAAAGTTTTGATTTCTATGAATTCTCCTAATAGTCCGATTCTTCTTATGCCTTCCGGTGAAAGTGATTATGAATACATTACAATGCCAATGAAAGTATAA
- the groL gene encoding chaperonin GroEL (60 kDa chaperone family; promotes refolding of misfolded polypeptides especially under stressful conditions; forms two stacked rings of heptamers to form a barrel-shaped 14mer; ends can be capped by GroES; misfolded proteins enter the barrel where they are refolded when GroES binds) has product MAKDLLFSSEAHQKVLTGVEKLAKAVGTTLGPRGRNVVLDKKYGAPHITKDGVTVAKDIELEDSFENMGAQLVREVATKTNDVAGDGTTTATVLAHAIIKEGFKNVTAGSNPTLIKRGMDKALDVLVQEIQKIAKEVKTSEEINSVATISGNNDKEIGKLIAEAMEKVGKDGVITVEDSKAMETYVDVVEGMQFDRGYLSPYMATDAESMVAELDDPYILLYDKKISSLKDLVPLLETVLKQSKPLLIIAEDVDGEALATLIVNKLRGTLNVVAVKAPAFGDRRKAMLEDIAVLTGGQVISEDKGMRLDQATPDMLGRARRVRVEKENTTIVDGAGETSAIKGRVKQIEMAIAESTSDYDIEKLNERKAKLAGGVALIKVGAATEVELKEKKDRVQDALSATKAAVDEGIVAGGGLALLKIQAALDSLKGDNEEEQVGINIIKKAIEAPMKRIAENAGVDGSVIVMKARESKETQGYNALTDEWVDMMKSGIVDPAKVTRTALQNAVSIAGMLLTTEVMITDKPEPKSDMPNPGMGGGMGMPGMM; this is encoded by the coding sequence ATGGCTAAGGATTTATTATTTTCCAGTGAAGCACATCAAAAAGTGCTGACAGGTGTTGAAAAGCTTGCCAAAGCTGTTGGTACTACATTAGGGCCACGCGGGCGAAATGTAGTTTTGGATAAAAAATATGGGGCTCCACATATTACAAAAGATGGAGTTACAGTTGCAAAAGATATCGAATTGGAAGACAGTTTCGAAAACATGGGTGCTCAGCTTGTCCGAGAAGTGGCTACTAAAACTAACGATGTTGCTGGTGACGGAACCACAACTGCTACGGTTCTAGCACATGCTATCATTAAAGAAGGTTTCAAAAATGTTACTGCTGGTTCTAATCCTACACTTATCAAACGGGGAATGGATAAGGCATTGGATGTTTTAGTGCAGGAAATTCAAAAAATTGCAAAAGAAGTAAAAACTTCGGAAGAAATTAACAGTGTTGCTACGATTTCAGGCAATAATGACAAAGAAATTGGAAAATTGATCGCTGAGGCGATGGAAAAAGTGGGCAAAGATGGCGTGATTACTGTTGAAGATTCCAAAGCGATGGAAACTTATGTTGATGTCGTTGAAGGTATGCAATTCGATCGCGGCTATTTGTCGCCATATATGGCTACCGATGCTGAAAGTATGGTTGCTGAGCTTGATGATCCTTATATTTTGTTGTATGATAAGAAAATTTCTTCGCTGAAAGATTTGGTTCCGTTGCTTGAAACAGTGCTCAAGCAAAGTAAACCTCTTCTTATTATTGCGGAAGATGTTGATGGTGAAGCTTTAGCAACATTGATTGTCAATAAGCTACGTGGTACGTTGAATGTTGTTGCTGTGAAGGCTCCGGCTTTTGGCGACAGAAGAAAAGCAATGCTTGAAGATATTGCTGTTCTTACAGGTGGGCAAGTGATCAGCGAAGATAAAGGTATGCGCTTGGATCAGGCTACTCCTGATATGTTGGGACGTGCACGCAGAGTCCGCGTTGAAAAAGAAAATACTACTATCGTTGACGGTGCTGGTGAAACTTCTGCGATCAAAGGGCGTGTAAAACAGATTGAAATGGCTATCGCTGAAAGCACTTCAGACTATGATATCGAAAAATTGAACGAACGTAAAGCAAAACTTGCTGGTGGTGTTGCTTTGATTAAAGTTGGCGCAGCAACAGAAGTCGAACTAAAAGAGAAAAAAGACAGAGTTCAAGATGCCCTTTCTGCAACAAAAGCGGCTGTTGATGAAGGCATCGTTGCAGGTGGCGGGCTGGCATTATTAAAAATTCAAGCTGCATTGGATTCCCTCAAAGGAGACAATGAAGAAGAACAAGTTGGTATCAATATTATCAAAAAGGCTATTGAAGCTCCTATGAAACGCATTGCTGAAAATGCAGGAGTGGATGGTTCGGTTATTGTTATGAAAGCCCGTGAATCGAAGGAAACTCAAGGTTATAACGCGTTGACGGATGAATGGGTGGATATGATGAAATCTGGTATTGTGGACCCTGCAAAAGTAACACGTACCGCATTGCAAAATGCTGTGTCGATTGCAGGAATGCTCCTAACAACGGAAGTAATGATTACGGACAAGCCTGAACCGAAATCTGATATGCCGAATCCCGGAATGGGTGGCGGCATGGGAATGCCCGGTATGATGTAA
- the topA gene encoding type I DNA topoisomerase, producing the protein MAVKHKSTTSKKTKKLTKLVIVESPSKAATLRKYLGSSYTIKASAGHVIDLPKSTLGIDTQTFEPRYIVMRDRSKVIKELAEALKSSSEVLLASDPDREGEAIARHLKNYFEEKVIPKLKRNIPIKRIRFLEITKDAVLNAVAAPTDIEENLVNAQQGRRVIDRLFGYELSPLLWKKVKGKLSAGRVQSTALRLIVEREHEIRVFVPQEYWTLDAELTAGKHKFTAALSRYQGRRVVTPNDFNNDKTQCVVRSEKEMNAIVYTLKNAHFIVEEAKKSTSTTKTSAPFITSTLQQSANNLLGWAAAKTMRTAQELYEGVDLSSSRTGLITYMRTDSTRISPGAAQDAAEFIKNNYGSEYLPKTRNSFSNKKSAQDAHEAIRPTDVTLHPDEIKQFLSNDQYKLYNLIWRKFVASQMAPVEREVESLSIAAAECVFYTSGSRVVFDGFQRVWTFASDKKDPKLPPRLDKGALLKCERLDPEQKFTQPLPRYTEATLVKTMEELGIGRPSTYAPTMMTLSKRYYVKKDGRSLIPTELGEAVNKLLTDNFSSLINAEFTADMEEKLDAVEENRVPWKDVVRAFYTPFHKTVADAYERVDSIKGAFDEKTDEICDKCGKPMLKKLGKYGYFLACSGWPECSNAKPIPYGNCPKCLEGKVVEKRGGRRGAFYACTGYPECDFIVNMKPSGKVCPKDGTPLFPKSGENNTPICLREGCSYSEQED; encoded by the coding sequence ATGGCTGTAAAGCACAAATCGACTACTTCCAAAAAAACTAAAAAATTAACGAAATTGGTGATTGTCGAGTCTCCGTCAAAAGCGGCGACTTTAAGAAAATATCTTGGAAGCTCGTACACAATCAAAGCGTCCGCTGGACATGTGATTGACTTGCCGAAATCGACTTTAGGAATTGATACTCAAACTTTCGAGCCTCGTTATATTGTGATGCGTGACCGTAGTAAGGTGATCAAAGAATTAGCTGAAGCATTGAAAAGCTCCAGTGAAGTGCTTCTTGCGTCCGACCCCGACCGTGAAGGCGAAGCAATAGCACGGCATTTAAAAAATTATTTTGAAGAGAAAGTCATTCCTAAACTGAAACGCAATATTCCGATCAAACGGATCCGCTTTTTAGAAATTACGAAAGATGCTGTTCTAAATGCAGTAGCGGCTCCTACAGATATTGAAGAAAATTTGGTTAATGCCCAACAGGGGCGTCGCGTGATTGATCGTTTGTTCGGTTACGAACTTAGCCCACTTCTTTGGAAAAAGGTCAAAGGCAAGCTTTCTGCTGGACGTGTGCAATCAACGGCGTTGCGGCTGATCGTTGAACGTGAACATGAAATCAGAGTATTTGTTCCTCAAGAATACTGGACTCTTGATGCAGAATTGACTGCCGGCAAGCATAAATTTACTGCTGCATTGTCGCGTTATCAAGGTAGACGCGTTGTGACTCCCAATGATTTCAATAACGATAAAACTCAATGTGTTGTTCGATCAGAAAAAGAAATGAATGCTATTGTGTATACTCTTAAGAATGCTCATTTTATTGTTGAAGAGGCAAAAAAATCAACATCAACCACTAAAACATCAGCACCTTTTATCACTAGCACTTTGCAGCAATCCGCTAACAATCTTTTAGGCTGGGCTGCCGCGAAAACTATGCGTACTGCTCAGGAATTATATGAAGGTGTCGATTTGAGCAGCAGTCGGACTGGACTTATTACATATATGAGAACTGATTCGACAAGGATTTCACCGGGTGCAGCTCAAGATGCAGCTGAATTTATCAAGAATAATTATGGCTCTGAGTATCTTCCAAAAACACGGAACAGTTTTTCGAATAAAAAAAGTGCTCAAGATGCCCACGAAGCCATAAGGCCTACTGATGTGACTTTGCATCCGGATGAAATCAAACAGTTTCTTTCAAATGATCAGTATAAATTATACAATTTGATTTGGCGCAAATTTGTTGCGTCTCAGATGGCGCCGGTTGAGCGCGAAGTCGAAAGTTTATCCATTGCTGCAGCAGAATGTGTATTTTATACATCAGGATCACGAGTGGTTTTTGATGGATTTCAGCGTGTTTGGACTTTTGCTTCCGACAAAAAAGATCCCAAATTGCCGCCGCGTCTTGATAAGGGAGCGTTGTTGAAATGTGAGAGGCTGGACCCCGAACAAAAATTTACGCAACCTCTACCCCGTTATACTGAAGCTACATTGGTCAAAACGATGGAAGAATTAGGGATCGGACGACCGTCAACTTATGCGCCAACAATGATGACGCTTTCCAAGCGCTATTATGTTAAAAAAGACGGGCGCAGTCTTATTCCAACAGAACTCGGTGAAGCAGTCAACAAGCTTTTGACGGATAATTTTTCGTCACTGATCAATGCTGAGTTTACGGCCGATATGGAAGAAAAACTCGATGCTGTCGAAGAAAACCGCGTGCCTTGGAAAGATGTGGTCCGTGCATTTTATACACCGTTTCATAAAACTGTAGCAGATGCTTATGAACGCGTGGATTCGATCAAAGGTGCATTCGACGAAAAAACAGATGAAATTTGTGATAAATGTGGTAAACCTATGCTTAAAAAGCTTGGGAAATATGGATATTTTCTAGCGTGTTCGGGTTGGCCGGAGTGCTCAAATGCAAAACCTATTCCTTACGGCAACTGTCCAAAGTGTCTTGAAGGAAAAGTTGTCGAAAAACGCGGCGGCAGACGTGGGGCTTTTTATGCGTGCACGGGCTACCCAGAATGCGATTTTATTGTTAATATGAAGCCATCAGGAAAAGTATGTCCTAAGGACGGAACACCTCTTTTCCCAAAATCAGGGGAAAATAATACTCCTATCTGTTTGCGGGAAGGATGTAGCTATTCTGAACAAGAGGATTGA
- a CDS encoding YifB family Mg chelatase-like AAA ATPase, producing the protein MIRTFSGAFFGLDCLTIEIEIDIKPRMKNFEIVGLPGTTIRESCRRIETAITNSGFHFPGKQIIVNLAPAGVKKIGTLFDLPITLGILAHEADLSIPEKTFMLGELSLDGQLRSIQGSLILAAHAKEQGFETFVCPAENAAEAMMIDGIKIIGIKHLTDAFEIIQGKYPVSSSCPPKSKIFEEEKLFCFSDVKGQETAKRALEIAAAGRHNILMLGPPGTGKTMLARRMPGILPPISPQESLETSKIHSVCGTLSGSQLMRTRPFRAPHHTASDIAIVGGGRFPKPGEISLAHNGILFLNELQEFSGSILQVLRQPLEEKKNYYFTC; encoded by the coding sequence ATGATTAGAACATTTTCGGGCGCATTTTTCGGTTTAGACTGCCTAACTATTGAAATAGAAATAGATATCAAGCCTCGCATGAAAAATTTTGAAATAGTTGGATTGCCAGGCACCACTATCCGCGAATCTTGCCGTCGCATCGAAACAGCAATAACCAATTCCGGCTTTCATTTTCCAGGCAAGCAAATTATTGTTAACCTTGCACCAGCTGGGGTTAAAAAAATTGGCACATTGTTTGATCTTCCCATTACCCTCGGCATTTTGGCCCACGAAGCCGATCTTTCGATCCCTGAAAAAACATTTATGTTGGGTGAACTTTCGCTGGACGGGCAACTTCGCAGCATTCAAGGATCACTGATTTTAGCAGCCCATGCAAAAGAACAAGGTTTTGAAACGTTCGTCTGCCCTGCAGAAAATGCCGCTGAAGCTATGATGATAGATGGAATAAAAATAATTGGAATTAAACATTTGACAGATGCCTTCGAAATAATTCAAGGAAAATATCCTGTTTCTTCATCATGCCCTCCAAAATCAAAAATTTTTGAAGAGGAAAAATTATTCTGCTTTAGCGACGTCAAAGGACAAGAAACAGCCAAACGTGCTCTGGAAATTGCAGCTGCAGGACGACATAATATTTTGATGCTGGGACCTCCCGGGACAGGAAAAACTATGCTAGCTCGACGAATGCCCGGGATTCTACCTCCGATTTCACCTCAAGAATCATTGGAAACTTCCAAAATTCATAGTGTTTGTGGAACACTATCTGGTTCTCAACTAATGCGCACACGGCCATTTCGAGCTCCCCATCATACAGCTTCGGACATTGCGATCGTTGGAGGTGGACGCTTTCCAAAGCCTGGTGAAATAAGTTTGGCACATAATGGTATTTTGTTTTTGAATGAACTGCAGGAATTCAGTGGTTCCATACTTCAGGTGTTAAGGCAGCCTTTGGAAGAAAAAAAAAATTACTATTTCACGTGCTGA